From Astatotilapia calliptera chromosome 19, fAstCal1.2, whole genome shotgun sequence, a single genomic window includes:
- the LOC113012440 gene encoding cytospin-A translates to MGNFSTKDSHGPTGAQVDSFHTPPTTPQNDGAVFTTSAPQLPSSPTISVSSLPPVPATTGKKSQHGTPTTPSARSPPPDWKPCPPVSPNSSTVSAGVNPVNSKPAGAVAVSEKATVGRNGGPPTSTPRIPVTPEKSVPVSPIKSPSSLSSASPVVGSSLGQNWRERDSGLSQSLPQCQEPKDGQSEELEKLLEECKLALGIPASEDGSTNTAEILKHLLTEVKSLKSTLESERGEWLQFQGDLQVAVAVADRLRAEAEEELTAIRTAHKDIEKELSAAQQRQKEADVQLVTLREELKESRQKLANLTKVQGKSEAQEPCHEPEKPNGESNKSESKEESHRGRERVVYRLGGEGLDSKNQNEVVKNVADEEAKTDCKDVTKRYLRNVTNEDRNREGVRSSETRRMVTTERSRSLSRLPSSSESNTMLNGASQSSSAATAAAANKNLLQLRGRNLDWQDGRSSSDAGKCEESLNKYNSALTELPPTKSQDGFNLLLRRHGGSKRNSLLRWCQSRTQGYKNIDITNFSSSWADGLAFCAVYHTYLPSHIPYSTLGPENKKENLSLAFKTGESVGIAQSLTVEEMLRAGGPDWQRVLSYVESMYRHFEM, encoded by the exons ATGGGCAACTTTTCCACCAAGGACAGCCATGGACCCACAG GGGCTCAGGTGGACAGTTTTCACACTCCACCTACTACGCCACAGAACGATGGTGCTGTTTTCACAACCAGTGCTCCCCAGCTTCCGTCTTCCCCTACGATCTCAGTTTCGTCTCTACCTCCAGTACCGGCGACCACTGGCAAGAAATCGCAGCACGGCACGCCAACTACTCCCAGCGCTCGCAGTCCCCCTCCAGATTGGAAGCCTTGTCCGCCGGTCAGCCCAAACAGCTCCACGGTCAGCGCTGGAGTTAACCCAGTGAACAGCAAGCCAGCCGGTGCTGTGGCCGTGAGTGAGAAAGCTACTGTAGGGAGGAATGGTGGTCCTCCTACTTCTACACCCAGGATTCCTGTTACCCCAGAGAAGAGTGTGCCTGTCAGTCCTATAAAGAGCCCCTCGTCTCTGTCTAGTGCCTCGCCTGTGGTGGGCAGCTCTTTGGGGCAAAACTGGAGAGAAAGGGACAGTGGTCTGAGTCAGTCTCTGCCGCAGTGTCAGGAACCGAAGGATGGCCAAAGCGAGGAACTGGAGAAGTTGCTGGAGGAGTGTAAGCTAGCTCTGGGAATCCCTGCCAGTGAGGACGggagcacaaacacagcag AGATACTGAAGCATCTGCTGACAGAAGTGAAGAGTCTGAAGAGTACATTAGAG TCAGAGCGTGGCGAATGGCTGCAGTTCCAGGGTGACCTGCAGGTGGCGGTGGCGGTGGCAGATCGCCTGAGAGCTGAGGCAGAAGAGGAGTTGACGGCGATCCGAACAGCCCACAAAGACATTGAGAAGGAGCTTTCTGCTGCccagcagagacagaaagaggctGATGTGCAGCTGGTTACTCTGAGGGAAGAGTTGAAGGAGAGCAGGCAAAAACTGGCTAATCTCACCAAGGTCCAGGGCAAAAGTGAAGCCCAGGAACCTTGTCATGAACCTGAGAAGCCAAATGGAGAATCTAACAAGTCTGAGAGCAAGGAAGAAAGCCACAGAGGCAGGGAGAGGGTGGTGTACAGGTTAGGAGGAGAAGGGCTGGATAGTAAGAATCAGAACGAGGTGGTGAAGAATGTCGCTGACGAAGAGGCGAAAACAGACTGTAAAGATGTGACTAAGCGCTACCTGAGAAATGTGACCAATGAGGacaggaacagagagggggTGCGATCCAGTGAAACACGCAGGATGGTGACTACAGAGAGGTCAAG AAGCCTGTCCAGATTACCCAGCTCCTCAGAATCCAACACCATGCTGAACGGAGCCTCCCAGTCCAGTTCTGCtgcaacagctgctgctgcaaacaAG aacttgtTGCAATTAAGAGGTCGAAATCTGGACTGGCAGGACGGCAGGTCAAGTAGTGACGCAG GAAAATGCGAGGAGTCTTTAAACAAGTACAATTCAGCCCTCACCGAGTTGCCGCCCACCAA GTCTCAGGATGGATTCAACCTGCTGCTGCGTCGCCATGGAGGCTCAAAGAGAAACTCGCTGCTCCGCTGGTGTCAGAGTCGAACCCAAGGCTACAAG AACATTGACATCACCAACTTCAGCAGCAGCTGGGCCGACGGCCTGGCGTTCTGTGCCGTCTACCACACCTACCTCCCCTCACATATCCCTTACAGCACCCTCGGCCCCGAGAACAAG AAAGAGAATCTCAGTCTAGCGTTCAAAACAGGAGAGAGCGTTGGGATTGCGCAGTCTCTG ACAGTGGAGGAGATGCTGAGGGCGGGCGGTCCTGACTGGCAGCGGGTTCTGAGCTATGTGGAGAGCATGTACCGCCACTTTGAGATGTAA